The Phoenix dactylifera cultivar Barhee BC4 chromosome 12, palm_55x_up_171113_PBpolish2nd_filt_p, whole genome shotgun sequence genome has a window encoding:
- the LOC103697088 gene encoding uncharacterized protein LOC103697088 — protein sequence MHMETASASASTPQNAQDPHPDSPLVSEGSSGNSSPLVAQLRKMLFRRMLIGVNDGRFFLGLFHCIDKQGNIILQDAVEYRSTRRSLPSPMEQRSLGLILIPSSCRSSCHVDCSIEEHMSLLSLSK from the coding sequence ATGCACATGGAGACAGCATCAGCATCAGCCTCAACTCCTCAAAATGCACAAGATCCCCACCCTGACTCACCATTGGTTTCAGAGGGCTCCAGTGGCAATAGCTCACCACTTGTAGCACAGCTAAGGAAGATGCTCTTTCGGCGGATGCTTATAGGGGTCAACGACGGCCGATTCTTCCTGGGTTTGTTCCACTGTATTGACAAACAAGGCAATATCATCCTCCAGGATGCTGTGGAGTATCGCAGCACTCGCCGATCCTTGCCATCTCCAATGGAACAACGATCCCTTGGACTCATCTTGATCCCCTCTTCCTGCCGTTCCTCGTGTCACGTTGACTGCTCTATAGAGGAGCACATGTCTCTCTTATCGCTTAGTAAATGA